The Chryseobacterium suipulveris genome window below encodes:
- a CDS encoding choice-of-anchor L domain-containing protein, with the protein MIKISPEKSGEIFCLLKFVVPKKLILRIINIFFFLTLLYSSIQVRAQQPYITVDTSTYTPEQLVRAIFIGSQNASCITVSNITAKGWPDFVSGKPASYGYFEKGTLPFEIEKGIILSTGSAAKAPGPNNSLLDDGDNTIWLGDPDIGNSYVNATTLEFDFVAHQSTGISFEYIFLSEEYQASNCHYSDAFKFLIKKAGSSDEYVNIALVPGTTDAVSSLSINGARGCEKNIDYFGGFNTDTSNSPTNFNGQTKILTAKKDNIVAGEKYHIKLVIADHLNYRYDSAVLLKAGSFVGKKDLGQDLLISNGHPLCEGDNKILDATTPGATSYQWFKNGVTLTGETNPKLTVPGTVTSNGEYEVEIILGGCLLKGTIRIEVEEKPIVPHGNFTHPLCDNKLDGNVPVDFDQVSRQIISNFNNSYLPKYYLNPIDAQNPTATPLANEWILTAPTKLYMRIESTFGCAPVFGEVTLTIGNKIPLIKNTFAKDFCDNGRFGEVSFNLNDYIREFHSTIQPTFFNSLADAKNNINPISSNQTMSDTTKIFGLRFENSALGCPNVASITINKKTPNESTSLHDKTICPGTTTTLDAGSGFDYYKWSNGIEGVSASSISNVGIGDYSVELTSNGCTYKQHVKITEAQLPKIDQIDVTGNTATVFASGGIPPYFYSWDGINFSDSNVLRNVPRGKRNIYLKDSQDCTSVTREFLILNLINVITPNGDGKNDVLDYSDLVMKKDVTLEIFDRFGNAVFKSQDSHYIWDGSSNGKIVPTGTYWYVLNWTEPDTNKPVSYKGWILVKHRD; encoded by the coding sequence ATGATTAAAATCTCTCCTGAAAAATCGGGAGAGATTTTTTGTTTGCTTAAATTTGTCGTCCCAAAAAAGCTGATTTTGAGAATTATTAATATTTTTTTCTTTTTAACCCTACTCTATTCATCAATACAAGTAAGAGCGCAGCAACCATACATCACTGTTGACACCTCAACTTACACCCCTGAACAACTTGTTCGGGCTATCTTTATTGGGAGTCAGAATGCGAGTTGCATCACCGTTTCCAATATCACTGCCAAAGGATGGCCCGATTTTGTGTCTGGAAAACCTGCAAGTTATGGCTATTTCGAAAAGGGAACTTTACCTTTCGAAATTGAAAAAGGAATTATTTTGAGCACGGGAAGTGCTGCAAAAGCACCAGGACCCAACAATTCACTTTTAGATGACGGAGACAATACGATCTGGTTAGGAGATCCCGATATTGGCAATTCGTATGTAAATGCTACCACTCTGGAATTTGATTTCGTAGCGCACCAATCCACAGGAATCAGTTTTGAGTACATTTTTCTTTCGGAAGAGTACCAAGCTTCAAATTGTCATTATTCTGATGCTTTCAAATTCCTCATAAAAAAAGCTGGTTCATCCGATGAATATGTTAATATAGCATTAGTTCCCGGGACAACAGATGCGGTAAGTTCTCTTTCCATTAATGGTGCGAGAGGGTGCGAAAAAAACATTGATTATTTTGGTGGCTTTAATACTGACACCTCAAATTCACCCACTAACTTTAACGGACAAACGAAAATACTGACCGCAAAAAAAGACAACATTGTAGCAGGAGAAAAATACCATATCAAATTAGTTATTGCAGATCACCTGAACTACCGTTACGATTCCGCAGTTTTATTAAAAGCAGGCAGTTTCGTTGGCAAAAAAGATTTAGGGCAGGATTTGCTAATTTCAAATGGTCATCCACTTTGCGAAGGAGACAACAAAATCCTCGATGCAACCACTCCTGGTGCAACATCTTATCAATGGTTTAAAAATGGAGTAACATTAACAGGGGAAACCAATCCAAAACTCACAGTTCCCGGAACTGTTACAAGTAACGGTGAATACGAGGTTGAAATTATTCTCGGTGGCTGTCTTCTTAAAGGAACAATCCGAATCGAAGTCGAAGAAAAACCAATCGTTCCACACGGCAACTTTACACATCCTCTCTGTGACAATAAGCTCGATGGAAATGTCCCAGTTGATTTTGATCAGGTCAGTCGGCAGATTATTTCTAATTTTAATAACAGTTACCTCCCAAAATATTACCTTAATCCGATCGACGCCCAAAATCCCACAGCAACTCCGCTTGCCAACGAATGGATTTTAACAGCACCTACAAAACTTTATATGCGAATAGAAAGCACTTTCGGATGTGCTCCCGTTTTTGGCGAAGTGACCTTAACCATCGGAAATAAGATTCCCTTGATAAAAAATACTTTTGCTAAAGATTTTTGCGATAATGGTCGTTTCGGCGAGGTTTCATTTAACCTCAATGATTACATTAGAGAATTTCATTCTACCATTCAGCCAACTTTTTTTAATTCGCTTGCTGATGCGAAAAACAATATAAATCCCATTTCATCAAACCAGACGATGAGTGACACGACCAAAATTTTCGGTCTCCGTTTTGAAAATTCCGCTCTGGGTTGCCCAAATGTCGCATCGATTACCATCAATAAAAAAACACCGAACGAATCAACATCACTGCATGACAAAACCATTTGTCCCGGAACAACCACGACATTAGATGCCGGTTCGGGATTCGATTACTACAAATGGAGCAACGGAATTGAAGGTGTTTCGGCGTCGAGTATTTCAAATGTCGGGATTGGTGATTACTCGGTGGAACTTACCTCGAACGGATGTACTTACAAACAGCACGTAAAAATAACCGAGGCACAGCTGCCAAAGATCGATCAAATTGACGTGACTGGAAACACCGCCACCGTATTTGCTTCCGGAGGAATTCCTCCATATTTCTATTCATGGGACGGCATTAATTTCTCTGATTCAAATGTTCTCAGAAATGTTCCACGGGGAAAACGCAATATTTATTTAAAAGATTCTCAGGACTGCACCAGTGTTACGAGAGAATTTTTGATTTTGAATCTAATTAACGTCATCACACCAAACGGAGACGGCAAAAACGACGTGCTGGATTATTCAGATTTAGTAATGAAAAAGGATGTGACTCTGGAAATTTTCGATCGATTCGGAAATGCCGTCTTCAAATCTCAGGACAGCCATTATATTTGGGACGGGAGTTCCAACGGCAAAATTGTTCCGACCGGAACTTATTGGTACGTTCTGAACTGGACCGAACCAGACACCAACAAACCCGTTTCTTACAAAGGATGGATATTGGTAAAACACAGGGATTAG
- the fmt gene encoding methionyl-tRNA formyltransferase: MKILFFGTPEFAKTSLEAIYHSNHEIVGVVTVADKASGRGQKINESPVKIFAVQNNLSVFQPEKLRNPEFLEEMRKLEADVFVVVAFRMMPKILFEMPRLGTFNLHASLLPDYRGAAPINYAVINGETKTGATTFFINEKIDEGNILLQEEIEILPNENAGQLHDRLMVMGAKLVVKTLDGLAENSLKEKPQPTVEHPKNAFKIFKEDTRINWNLDSETIHNFIRGMSPYPCAFTTLKIGDEEKSLKIFSGSFEISDHQKSPGTLEIDKNTFKIFTKDGYYLPQELQLEGKKRMNVKDFLNGFREFENISIVGV, translated from the coding sequence ATGAAAATCTTATTCTTCGGAACGCCAGAATTTGCAAAAACATCTCTCGAAGCCATTTATCACTCGAACCACGAAATTGTAGGCGTAGTTACCGTTGCCGATAAAGCAAGCGGTCGCGGACAAAAAATTAACGAATCCCCCGTAAAAATTTTTGCGGTACAGAACAATCTTTCCGTTTTTCAACCGGAGAAATTGAGGAATCCAGAATTTTTGGAAGAGATGAGGAAATTGGAAGCCGATGTTTTCGTGGTCGTGGCTTTCAGGATGATGCCGAAAATATTATTCGAAATGCCGAGATTGGGAACCTTCAATCTCCACGCATCGCTACTTCCGGATTATCGCGGAGCAGCACCGATCAATTATGCGGTAATCAATGGAGAAACAAAAACCGGTGCAACCACTTTTTTCATTAATGAGAAAATTGATGAGGGAAATATCCTTTTGCAGGAAGAAATCGAAATTCTACCGAACGAAAATGCAGGTCAGCTCCACGACCGACTGATGGTAATGGGCGCAAAACTCGTGGTAAAAACTCTGGACGGACTCGCTGAAAATTCTTTGAAAGAAAAACCGCAACCAACAGTAGAACATCCAAAAAATGCCTTTAAAATTTTTAAGGAAGATACCCGAATCAACTGGAATTTAGATTCAGAAACGATCCACAACTTCATCCGAGGAATGTCGCCGTATCCGTGTGCTTTTACAACTTTGAAAATTGGGGACGAAGAAAAATCCCTAAAAATTTTCAGCGGAAGTTTTGAAATTTCAGACCATCAGAAATCCCCGGGAACTTTAGAAATTGACAAAAACACTTTCAAAATATTTACCAAAGACGGATATTACTTACCGCAAGAACTTCAACTGGAAGGAAAGAAAAGAATGAACGTGAAAGATTTCTTGAACGGTTTCCGGGAATTTGAAAATATTTCGATTGTTGGAGTCTAA
- a CDS encoding RecQ family ATP-dependent DNA helicase: MISEQDFSRLKTETLKHFWGFDTFRDSQEEIINSVISGNDTLALLPTGGGKSLCYQLPALIQEGTCIVVSPLLALMKDQVSQLKMKGIEAEYLSSELDEFDSETILNRCKDGVTKLLYVSPERLTNRFFLQNIEEIKVSFIAIDEAHCISEWGQDFRPSYQNIKGFRENLGKIPCLALTATATPKVLDEIQQKLNFKNPAVFKKSFRRTNIRIITENISDKYERILNLMRYNRSSGIIYVRTRKDSEELVKFLKRNNVDNVDYFHAGLPVKEKNAKQKFWIEQNNQVLVSTNAFGMGIDKENVRLIIHFSPSPSVENYYQEIGRAGRDGNDSYTFLFWNDQELKNFDDILQHQIPSKSEFQKIVSYLYSAFQIAENDLPENVFQLQLQRIQNFTKCSQAKIRNVLNFLHNQEIVFFNNNKSHSSVELKISHDEIDLLPKKDGYFIELLLRNISGLTTHKTMFGEIALSQKIRTDPHQLKERLKEMQQRNYLEYIDGAQSSIKFLKHRDDRAINGKYWKLFEQIQKNKIRKWEEMKFFTRNEEFCKMKMILSYFGEKNIKNCGKCSVCEKQKESVFGRNMTHEILQVLRKKPCNVEEIAIQLNYYQKETILENLIYLLDSGKVKMLNFRTYAVKD; this comes from the coding sequence ATGATTTCCGAGCAGGATTTTTCAAGGTTAAAGACCGAGACCCTTAAACATTTTTGGGGGTTCGACACTTTTCGCGATTCCCAGGAAGAAATCATTAATTCTGTAATCTCGGGGAATGATACACTTGCGCTTTTGCCGACTGGTGGAGGTAAATCTCTGTGCTATCAACTTCCAGCGCTTATTCAGGAAGGAACGTGCATCGTGGTTTCGCCACTTTTGGCATTGATGAAGGATCAGGTTTCCCAACTAAAAATGAAGGGGATAGAAGCAGAATATCTTTCATCGGAACTCGACGAATTTGATTCAGAAACCATCCTGAACCGCTGTAAAGACGGAGTTACCAAACTCCTATATGTTTCACCCGAAAGGTTGACGAACCGGTTTTTTCTCCAAAACATCGAAGAAATAAAAGTTTCGTTTATTGCCATTGATGAAGCGCATTGTATTTCCGAATGGGGACAGGATTTTCGACCGAGTTACCAGAATATCAAAGGTTTCAGAGAAAATTTGGGTAAAATTCCCTGCCTTGCTTTAACAGCGACTGCGACTCCCAAAGTTCTGGATGAAATCCAACAGAAACTCAATTTTAAAAACCCCGCGGTTTTCAAGAAAAGTTTTCGGCGAACCAATATCCGCATCATTACTGAAAATATTTCGGATAAGTACGAACGGATCTTGAATCTGATGAGGTACAACCGATCATCAGGAATTATTTATGTAAGGACCAGAAAGGATTCGGAAGAACTTGTGAAATTTTTGAAACGGAATAATGTAGATAATGTGGATTACTTCCACGCCGGACTTCCCGTAAAAGAAAAAAACGCGAAACAGAAATTCTGGATCGAGCAGAATAACCAGGTCTTGGTTTCGACCAATGCATTCGGAATGGGAATCGACAAAGAAAATGTTCGGCTCATCATACATTTCTCACCTTCACCATCGGTTGAAAATTATTATCAGGAAATCGGAAGAGCAGGTCGGGATGGAAATGATTCCTACACTTTTCTTTTCTGGAACGATCAGGAATTGAAGAATTTTGATGATATTCTGCAACACCAGATTCCATCAAAATCTGAGTTTCAAAAAATCGTGAGTTATCTGTATTCCGCATTTCAGATTGCAGAAAATGATTTACCGGAAAATGTTTTTCAACTGCAGTTGCAGCGCATTCAGAATTTTACAAAATGCTCGCAGGCAAAAATTAGGAATGTTCTCAACTTTTTGCACAACCAGGAAATTGTTTTCTTTAATAACAACAAGTCGCACTCGTCAGTAGAATTAAAAATTTCCCACGATGAAATTGATCTACTTCCAAAGAAGGACGGTTATTTCATTGAACTCCTTCTGCGGAATATTTCAGGATTGACTACGCACAAGACGATGTTTGGCGAAATTGCTTTGAGCCAGAAAATACGAACCGACCCACATCAGTTGAAGGAGCGGCTGAAAGAAATGCAGCAACGGAATTACCTTGAATACATCGACGGTGCGCAATCCAGCATTAAATTCCTGAAACACCGCGACGACCGAGCAATCAATGGAAAATATTGGAAACTTTTCGAGCAAATCCAAAAAAATAAAATCCGCAAATGGGAAGAAATGAAATTCTTCACCAGGAACGAAGAGTTTTGCAAGATGAAAATGATCCTCTCTTATTTCGGTGAAAAAAACATCAAGAACTGCGGAAAATGTTCCGTATGCGAAAAGCAGAAAGAAAGTGTTTTCGGAAGAAATATGACCCACGAAATTCTGCAGGTGTTACGTAAAAAGCCATGCAATGTTGAGGAGATCGCGATACAACTCAACTATTACCAAAAGGAAACGATTCTTGAAAATTTGATTTATCTCCTCGATTCAGGGAAAGTGAAAATGTTGAATTTCAGGACTTATGCTGTTAAGGATTAA
- a CDS encoding OmpA family protein: MKLRLTSIAFALIAPVAVFAQDSVAVSTTGKYPNAYTSGSANVSPFTQESKRFNDWAVSAGAGVPLMQSADLTSIKGFGAGKNLFGWSAYLSVDKALTHAFGLKLQYDKGETRQGFVDTRDHVASTAAGARTQFDAISVLGDINFSNLLRRVDNHSPFRWALHGYAGVGTLAYRAFRQDPGSAYNQALITEIKPFSLGSIFGQAGAGLKYRATKELDIEGRMMYVVSGDDTFDGAGGTGYNGKRNDNPSDNLINISVGATLNLGKHESHLFWHDPLQEIYYKLDVLADKNQDVEVCKSGDADNDGVCDDWDRQLDTPTGARVDGAGVALDTDLDGVIDLYDKCVTVPGPVENNGCPYNNGTTSGSTLVSEETKTLEGIEFDLNSDRILPSNTPILDNAINYINSTPGSYNVIGGTDTRGTDAYNQKLSERRANNVKNYLIKYGADGSKLNVIGRGEKDLKYPECEPAIKCPEWKNRANRRVYFEAK; the protein is encoded by the coding sequence ATGAAATTAAGATTAACCAGCATTGCATTTGCCTTGATTGCTCCAGTTGCAGTTTTCGCACAGGATTCGGTTGCAGTTTCGACGACCGGTAAATATCCAAATGCATATACTTCAGGATCTGCAAATGTATCGCCTTTCACCCAGGAATCTAAGAGATTTAATGATTGGGCGGTGTCTGCAGGAGCAGGGGTGCCATTGATGCAGTCAGCCGACTTGACTTCCATTAAGGGCTTTGGAGCAGGAAAAAATCTATTTGGCTGGTCCGCATATTTAAGTGTTGACAAAGCTTTGACTCATGCTTTCGGTCTAAAGTTGCAGTATGACAAAGGTGAAACAAGACAGGGTTTTGTAGATACTAGAGACCACGTTGCCTCTACTGCGGCAGGAGCTAGAACACAGTTTGATGCGATTTCTGTTTTAGGAGATATCAATTTTTCTAATTTATTGAGAAGAGTTGATAACCACTCGCCATTCAGATGGGCGCTTCACGGTTATGCGGGAGTTGGTACTTTGGCTTACAGGGCATTTAGACAGGATCCTGGTTCTGCTTACAATCAGGCATTAATTACAGAAATAAAGCCGTTTTCTTTAGGAAGTATCTTCGGACAGGCGGGAGCTGGGCTGAAATACCGTGCTACAAAAGAATTGGATATTGAAGGTAGAATGATGTATGTAGTAAGCGGTGATGATACTTTCGACGGTGCAGGTGGAACTGGCTATAACGGCAAGAGAAATGACAACCCTTCCGACAACCTGATTAATATTTCGGTTGGGGCAACCTTAAATCTGGGCAAACACGAGTCTCATCTTTTCTGGCATGATCCACTACAGGAAATCTATTATAAACTCGATGTTCTTGCTGATAAAAACCAAGACGTGGAAGTTTGTAAAAGTGGTGATGCTGATAATGATGGAGTTTGTGATGATTGGGACAGACAACTTGACACTCCTACAGGTGCAAGAGTTGACGGAGCAGGTGTAGCGTTGGATACCGATTTGGATGGTGTTATCGACCTTTATGACAAGTGTGTTACCGTTCCTGGACCTGTTGAAAATAACGGATGTCCGTATAATAATGGAACAACTTCAGGTTCGACTTTAGTGAGCGAAGAAACAAAAACTTTAGAAGGAATTGAGTTTGATTTGAATTCAGATAGAATTCTCCCTTCCAACACGCCGATCCTTGATAACGCTATTAATTATATCAATTCAACTCCAGGATCATATAATGTGATCGGTGGAACTGATACCAGAGGAACTGACGCCTATAATCAGAAACTTTCTGAAAGAAGAGCAAACAATGTTAAGAATTATCTGATTAAATACGGTGCAGACGGTTCAAAACTTAACGTAATCGGTAGAGGTGAAAAAGACCTTAAATATCCAGAATGTGAACCAGCTATAAAATGTCCTGAATGGAAAAACAGAGCAAACCGTAGAGTTTACTTCGAAGCAAAATAA
- a CDS encoding OmpA family protein, producing the protein MRLNLLLALFAPVAFFAQNNSKVNDAGDYPNAYSNGSANVYPFNNEARKFRDWSVSVGGGGAFLHAADVNSFYDGKVNFGWNGYISLDKQISHTFALSLMGSMGKTNQKALLPGQAGVKAGVGTAWTKYHQISLLGDLNFSNLLRRVDNHSNFKWALHGYAGIGLQGYNTLLLDNDASRWNDVPKRIPIEIQQDLRIDSFFFQFGTGLSYNLSKLVDIEARVMYVATGDDSFDGGGWSSDAKPAYNAITPGHSDNMITANLGLSFKLGKHDTHLRWFDPLQDAYRRTNILENTVVDFVVCEKGDHDYDGVCDDWDRQLDTPAGARVDGAGVALDMDLDGVIDLYDKCVTVPGPVENNGCPPANTYDGSNTATNIEEVNKFFEGIEFELNSAKIRPQSFDKLDQAAEIIKGLDSSNKFAVIGATDARGSAALNQKLSQRRADAVVSYLVKKGVSSQILTAEGRGKTDLKYPECDPATNCPEWKNEENRRVYFIQK; encoded by the coding sequence ATGAGATTAAATTTATTGTTAGCTCTATTCGCTCCTGTCGCATTCTTTGCTCAGAATAATTCGAAAGTTAATGATGCGGGAGATTATCCCAATGCTTATTCCAACGGATCTGCAAATGTATATCCTTTTAATAATGAAGCTCGGAAATTTAGAGATTGGTCCGTTTCTGTAGGTGGAGGCGGTGCATTTTTGCATGCAGCCGACGTAAACTCTTTCTATGATGGAAAAGTGAATTTCGGCTGGAACGGATATATCAGTCTGGATAAGCAAATCAGCCACACTTTTGCGTTGAGTTTAATGGGTTCTATGGGTAAAACCAATCAGAAAGCTTTGCTTCCGGGACAAGCCGGAGTGAAAGCAGGAGTTGGAACAGCGTGGACAAAATATCATCAAATTTCTCTTTTAGGGGATCTTAATTTTTCCAATCTCTTAAGACGTGTTGACAATCATTCAAATTTTAAATGGGCACTTCATGGCTATGCGGGAATTGGTTTACAAGGGTATAATACTTTGTTGTTAGATAACGATGCTTCACGGTGGAATGATGTTCCAAAAAGAATTCCTATTGAAATTCAGCAGGATCTTAGGATTGATTCCTTCTTCTTCCAGTTTGGTACAGGGTTGAGTTACAATTTGTCAAAACTTGTTGATATCGAAGCAAGAGTGATGTATGTGGCGACAGGCGACGATTCCTTCGATGGTGGCGGTTGGAGTTCAGATGCAAAACCTGCATATAACGCGATTACACCAGGACATTCCGATAACATGATAACCGCGAACCTTGGGCTTTCTTTCAAGCTCGGAAAACACGATACCCATCTCCGGTGGTTTGATCCATTGCAAGATGCCTATAGAAGAACAAATATTCTGGAGAATACAGTTGTAGATTTTGTTGTTTGTGAAAAAGGTGATCATGATTACGACGGTGTTTGTGATGATTGGGATAGACAGCTTGATACGCCGGCAGGAGCAAGAGTTGATGGAGCAGGTGTTGCTTTAGACATGGATTTAGACGGAGTAATTGATCTCTACGACAAGTGTGTTACCGTTCCCGGTCCAGTTGAGAATAACGGTTGCCCTCCAGCAAATACTTATGACGGTTCTAATACCGCAACAAATATTGAAGAAGTAAATAAATTTTTCGAAGGGATTGAGTTTGAACTTAACAGCGCAAAAATTAGACCTCAGTCGTTTGACAAACTTGATCAGGCAGCAGAGATAATAAAGGGACTTGATAGTAGCAACAAATTTGCAGTGATTGGTGCTACAGATGCGCGAGGTTCAGCTGCCCTTAATCAAAAGTTGTCCCAGCGAAGAGCCGATGCGGTTGTTAGCTACTTGGTGAAGAAAGGGGTTAGCTCACAGATTCTCACAGCTGAAGGGCGAGGAAAAACCGACTTGAAATATCCGGAATGTGATCCGGCAACTAATTGTCCTGAATGGAAAAACGAAGAAAACAGAAGAGTTTACTTTATTCAGAAATAA
- the folK gene encoding 2-amino-4-hydroxy-6-hydroxymethyldihydropteridine diphosphokinase, whose translation MSQHVVTLLLGSNLGNPEENIEAALRHIREEIGEIKKVSEIMKTAPVEFVTSNFFCNIAVLIKTQFSPVKLLKSVKNIEKKMGRNKDTFSTKEYLDRIIDIDVVTYGNVKFWSSRLEIPHKKHLSQRDFSKRLLSQLSE comes from the coding sequence ATGTCGCAACATGTAGTCACTTTGTTACTCGGTAGCAATTTAGGAAATCCAGAGGAAAATATTGAAGCCGCATTAAGGCATATTCGAGAGGAAATTGGCGAGATAAAAAAAGTGAGTGAAATCATGAAAACAGCTCCTGTGGAGTTTGTGACTAGTAATTTTTTTTGTAATATTGCAGTACTGATAAAAACACAATTTTCGCCAGTAAAACTCTTGAAATCCGTCAAGAATATTGAAAAGAAAATGGGAAGGAATAAAGACACGTTTTCTACTAAAGAATATCTTGACCGGATTATTGATATTGATGTAGTGACCTACGGGAATGTTAAATTCTGGAGTTCCAGATTAGAGATTCCGCATAAAAAGCATCTTTCCCAAAGGGATTTTTCTAAAAGATTGTTGAGCCAGTTATCGGAATAA
- the sppA gene encoding signal peptide peptidase SppA, producing MKSFFKNVLANIVAVMILIAIFFMFILMMVAASAFGDSKPNIKKNSILTLDFKTNIIDSPTEDRQEFMFPSGDSQKNVLIYDMLEAIKKAKTDDKIKGISIETDRLSAGISQLDDIRAALEDFKKSGKFVYAYGNAVSQGAYYLGSVADQYFLNPSGGIELRGMSTEVPFFKNFTEKYGIGTEIIRHGKFKAAVEPYMRNEISPENREQLTTLLNDIWKNTSARISSSRKIDSAQFRTVVDSLYGIIPDLSLQHKLADKLVQKTEYDEFLKSKLQLKEKEKLSKVSFTKYINSFSEDNIDKNNQVAVLYASGAIYDGEGYDNVYAKNFVKEIKNLTENDKVKAVVFRINSPGGSAPASDEILFELQQLKKKKPLVVSLGDYAASGGYYIAMSADKIYSEPNTITGSIGVFGVFTYLKEMAAKNGIRADAVATNANSNSYSLINGVSPGTVTMMTKSVEGTYKRFVHFVTVNRKKSFEQIDEVGGGRVWSGTRAKQIGLVDELGSLTDAINFAAKKANLKDYNVSTYPKRMSQFEQFFKGMEEDEITAKLIKNRIGAENYKIFEQLKNPNLKGGVMMEMPYQVKF from the coding sequence ATGAAAAGTTTTTTCAAAAATGTACTGGCAAATATAGTGGCTGTCATGATTCTGATTGCGATTTTCTTCATGTTTATTCTGATGATGGTCGCTGCAAGTGCTTTCGGCGACAGCAAACCAAACATCAAAAAGAATTCCATTCTTACTCTGGATTTTAAGACCAACATTATCGATAGTCCCACTGAAGATAGACAGGAATTTATGTTTCCGTCGGGAGACAGCCAAAAAAACGTATTGATCTACGACATGCTCGAAGCCATCAAGAAAGCAAAAACCGATGACAAGATAAAAGGCATCAGCATCGAAACCGACAGATTAAGCGCGGGAATTTCGCAACTCGACGATATTCGTGCTGCACTTGAAGACTTTAAGAAAAGTGGAAAATTTGTTTACGCCTATGGAAACGCCGTTTCACAGGGAGCTTACTATCTCGGCTCTGTTGCCGATCAATATTTCCTGAATCCTTCGGGTGGAATTGAGTTGAGAGGAATGTCAACGGAGGTCCCTTTCTTTAAAAATTTCACCGAAAAATACGGGATTGGAACCGAAATCATCCGTCACGGAAAATTTAAAGCTGCAGTGGAACCTTATATGAGAAATGAGATTTCGCCTGAAAACAGGGAACAGCTTACCACTTTATTAAACGATATCTGGAAAAACACTTCCGCCAGAATCTCCAGTTCAAGAAAAATTGACTCCGCGCAGTTCCGAACCGTTGTCGACAGTCTTTACGGAATCATTCCCGACCTCAGCTTGCAGCACAAACTCGCCGATAAACTTGTGCAAAAAACCGAATACGACGAATTCCTAAAATCGAAACTTCAACTGAAGGAAAAAGAAAAACTAAGCAAGGTTTCCTTTACAAAATACATCAATTCTTTTAGTGAGGACAATATCGACAAGAACAACCAGGTTGCTGTTCTGTACGCTTCTGGAGCGATTTACGACGGAGAAGGATATGACAATGTTTATGCAAAAAATTTCGTGAAAGAAATCAAGAATCTCACTGAAAACGATAAAGTTAAAGCAGTGGTTTTCCGCATCAACTCTCCAGGAGGGAGCGCACCTGCATCAGACGAAATCCTGTTTGAACTGCAACAACTTAAAAAGAAAAAGCCACTTGTCGTTTCTCTCGGAGATTATGCAGCATCAGGGGGTTATTATATTGCGATGAGTGCCGACAAAATCTATTCAGAGCCCAACACGATCACTGGATCAATCGGAGTTTTCGGAGTATTTACCTATCTTAAAGAAATGGCTGCAAAAAACGGAATCAGAGCAGATGCAGTTGCGACGAACGCCAACTCCAATAGCTATTCTTTAATTAATGGGGTTTCGCCTGGAACAGTGACTATGATGACCAAAAGCGTTGAAGGCACTTATAAAAGATTTGTACATTTTGTAACCGTTAACAGAAAAAAATCCTTCGAGCAGATTGATGAAGTCGGCGGCGGAAGAGTATGGAGCGGAACACGCGCCAAACAGATCGGGCTCGTTGACGAACTGGGAAGCTTGACCGACGCGATAAACTTTGCCGCGAAAAAAGCAAACCTGAAGGACTACAATGTTTCAACTTATCCTAAGAGAATGTCGCAGTTTGAGCAATTTTTCAAAGGAATGGAAGAAGACGAGATAACTGCAAAACTTATCAAGAACAGAATAGGAGCCGAGAACTACAAGATTTTCGAACAGCTGAAAAATCCAAACTTGAAAGGCGGTGTGATGATGGAAATGCCTTATCAGGTTAAATTTTAA
- a CDS encoding GlsB/YeaQ/YmgE family stress response membrane protein, which produces MGILTWIIFGLIAGAIAKFIMPGNQNMGWLITIILGIVGAYVGAFVGQLLGLGDVTGFNFGSMALAVVGALIILWIYGMATKRG; this is translated from the coding sequence ATGGGTATTTTAACTTGGATCATTTTTGGTCTTATCGCAGGTGCAATCGCAAAATTCATCATGCCAGGAAATCAGAACATGGGATGGCTCATTACAATTATTCTGGGAATCGTGGGTGCTTATGTAGGTGCCTTTGTCGGGCAGCTTCTGGGTCTCGGTGATGTAACCGGATTTAATTTTGGCAGCATGGCGCTCGCTGTTGTAGGAGCTTTGATCATCCTCTGGATTTACGGAATGGCCACCAAACGTGGATAA